GACCTGTTGTGCAGAACTTTGGTATCACTGATCTTTCAAGACAGTTGGGTCTGCAGGCACAACTGTTGCAGCAAAACAGTGTCCAATTCAATGGCCCGAGATTGCCTCAGCAAGCCCAGCAAGTTGACCAACTATCAAAAGTGTCTCTGCCACTGAACCAATTGAACTCTGTCAACAGGCCACAGCAGCAATTGCAAGACAATGGCACACAGCAGAGGCCGCAATTAGTCAATCAAGCATTTCCTTTAAGTCAGACTCAGAATAATGTTATACAATCACAGGTTCTGATCCAGACCCAAGGTCAGCAACAACCATTGAACCAGGGAAGTCAGGCAGTACAAAACAACCTCCAAAATAACCAGCTACAACAACAGCAGCCGCAGCAGCAGCTACAACAGCTGCAGCAACTGCAGCAGCTCCAGCAGAAGCAACAGTTGATGCAGCCTCAGTCACAGCTACAGAATAAGATGCCCGTTCAGCTCGCAAATGTAACCAACCAGCAGTTGCAGTTACCTGAACATCAAATTCAATTGCAGTTGTTACAAAAGCtccagcagcagcaacagcagcaacaacagcagcagcagcagcagcagcagcatttGCTCTCAGCACAACCCACTCCGCAGCAGCCTCAATTGCATCAAGTACAAGAGCAACAAAGATCACTTCTAGAAGCACCACAGATTCTATCCAGTCCCAATTCACTTCCTCAGCAACAAACAATACCTCAACAGCTTTCAAAAGGTGCTCCAATTGGTGTGCAATTTACTCAAATGCCTCAACACCAATCACAGCAAAAACTTCAGCAACATCAAGGCCTACTGCCTGATCTGCCAGGGACCATTCTTCCCCCATCCTCAGCCAATCTTCTCCCAGCAACTGGAAACTCTTTGCTAGCAGCTGGAGGAGCGCAATCAGTGCTCACAGATGATGTCCCATCTTGTTCAACCTCACCTTCCACGAACAACTGTGTTGTTATTCCCCAGCAAGTCTTGAATAGAAGCCAACAAAGGAATGCAGTTCCTACAGATAACACCCCTCTACCAGCTGCTACAATCCTGAATCCTTGTCCTCTTGATGTGTTGGCTTCTAGTCCTAAAGCACACAAGCAGATGTCTAAATCTGAAAGTAACGTGAAGCCATCGATTTCAGTCCCGAAGCTACAAAATCATGGCGTGGTTGCTCCACAGACATATCCAAACAATGGAATTCAGATGGATTATTTGGATACAACCTCCTCAGCTACTTCAGCTTGTCTTTCTCAGGCAGATGGCTCTTTACAGCAAAGTTTTCCACTTTCTTCATTTAATCAGACATCAATATTCAGAGATGCGGCCCCAGATAGTGACCTCCACGCCAATGATCTGAGGAATAATCTACTTTTTGGTGTTAACATTGATGGGCCATTAGGAATACCCCTGACTACTGAACCATTGTTGGCAAACAGCATTGATTCAGGAAAGTATCAGGGGCATATGCCTGGAGGCATTATTGGCAACTATAGCACTTCAAAAGATGCTCAGCAGGAGTTGTCATCATCTATGGTTTCTCAGTCATTTGGGGTTCCAGACATGCCATTCAATTCCATTGATTCTACAATGAACGAGAGCAGTCTGTTGAACAGAAGTTCTTGGGCACTGGCGCCTCAATATCAGCGCCGGACGTACACCAAGGTTTGTTATTTAAACTGGACAACTTTGAAATGTTTTATCTTGAATATGTTGGTTTCAGATAAGAAAAATGCCTGCCATGATTTTATAAAATGGCTTTTATATGCATGCCTATTTCTGGATTCATATGCTGAAGATTTCAGTAATGTTTGTGAAGTATTAATAGGGTTAAGTTCATCTTATGGTGTTTTGAAGATCACTATTCTAATTTAGCTCGAGCCCATGTAATGTTAGGAGTCGAGAACAAGCCTTCTGACAACAATTGAGGAAACTGTGCTATAAAATAATTGCACCTTAATCTTACCAATTGTGTTGCTAGTCATGCTAAGGTGGCTGATATGTCATAATGTTATATGAATAACTTGAAACTGAACCGCAGATTAAAACTAATACCTGTTAAAGtgacattaaaataaattttgcaaaCGAGTAAATAACAGGTGCCATTCTTTGTTTCAGAATGGATGTAAATGTGTTCCTGTATGACCAAGAAACAGTATGGTTTTGTGTATTATGTGTTAACTACAGCACATTGCATCCCCATTCACAAAGTATTTACTGCTAGATCTTTAAGGTTATCTGATTAAACTGCTGAAATTTTTGTGTGTTCAAGAATTgccttttatttttacaattgcTTAACTTCACTACCATCCTTCCCAAATTTTCATGCACCTTCTATGTCTAGGTGTACAAACGTGGAGCCGTCGGTAGATCAATAGACATCACTCGCTACTCAGGCTATGATGATCTGAAACGGGACCTTGCTAGAATGTTCAGCATAGAAGGACAACTTGAAGACCGGCAAAGGATTGGCTGGAAGTTAGTATATGTGGACCATGAGAGTGATGTTCTTCTTGTTGGTGATGACCCTTGGGAGTAAGTGCCAATATCCTTGGTTATACAGAAGCTACTTTCTCTTTATTGCAGTTCACATAGGATCAAACATATcgttttatgtaataaaatgcCGAGAGTTTAACATATATAGTGCCCagacaaaatacaacaaaaggaAGTGTTCAagacaattaaaaacataaataacaatGGAAAACAAGTAAAAGATGATCTAATTTAAAGATTAAACTTAGAACTTGACCGAACTTCTAGGATACATAAACATGATACACACTAAAGTGatttagtttttcatttgtCCATTCAAAATTCCGTCTTGCATTGGGATGAAATGAGTCATGTGTACTCAAGTCTTCTGGTGGTTTATTTATCAAGAACACTCAAAATGTGCAGGGAATTTGTGAGCTGTGTCCGGTGTATCAGGATACTATCCCCGCAAGAGGTGCAACAGATGAGCTTAGATGGTGATCTAGGGAACAACATCCTTTCTAATCAGGCCTGTAGCAGCTCAGATGGTGGAAATCCATGGAAGGGCCAGTGTGACCAGAACTCTGGCAACCACCTTTCCGCTGGCTCATTTGGCCACTT
This portion of the Dioscorea cayenensis subsp. rotundata cultivar TDr96_F1 chromosome 3, TDr96_F1_v2_PseudoChromosome.rev07_lg8_w22 25.fasta, whole genome shotgun sequence genome encodes:
- the LOC120257222 gene encoding auxin response factor 19-like isoform X2; this translates as MKSKIFSWESGVLTGNLRTYHHQSCQAIACTLEFLLQQPMQQQIIAHLLYFTTHVFLCSASPSEFVIPLAKYQKALFSHSISPGMRFRMMFETEESGTRRYMGTVTGVSDLDPVRWKNSQWRNLQVGWDESAAGERRNRVSIWEIEPVATPFFICTPPFFRPKRLRQPGMPDDDTLEVESLFKRATPWLGEDICFKDSQNPNSIMPGLSLAQWMNMQQTSTLTNPAMQPDLRSLSGPVVQNFGITDLSRQLGLQAQLLQQNSVQFNGPRLPQQAQQVDQLSKVSLPLNQLNSVNRPQQQLQDNGTQQRPQLVNQAFPLSQTQNNVIQSQVLIQTQGQQQPLNQGSQAVQNNLQNNQLQQQQPQQQLQQLQQLQQLQQKQQLMQPQSQLQNKMPVQLANVTNQQLQLPEHQIQLQLLQKLQQQQQQQQQQQQQQQQHLLSAQPTPQQPQLHQVQEQQRSLLEAPQILSSPNSLPQQQTIPQQLSKGAPIGVQFTQMPQHQSQQKLQQHQGLLPDLPGTILPPSSANLLPATGNSLLAAGGAQSVLTDDVPSCSTSPSTNNCVVIPQQVLNRSQQRNAVPTDNTPLPAATILNPCPLDVLASSPKAHKQMSKSESNVKPSISVPKLQNHGVVAPQTYPNNGIQMDYLDTTSSATSACLSQADGSLQQSFPLSSFNQTSIFRDAAPDSDLHANDLRNNLLFGVNIDGPLGIPLTTEPLLANSIDSGKYQGHMPGGIIGNYSTSKDAQQELSSSMVSQSFGVPDMPFNSIDSTMNESSLLNRSSWALAPQYQRRTYTKVYKRGAVGRSIDITRYSGYDDLKRDLARMFSIEGQLEDRQRIGWKLVYVDHESDVLLVGDDPWEEFVSCVRCIRILSPQEVQQMSLDGDLGNNILSNQACSSSDGGNPWKGQCDQNSGNHLSAGSFGHLE
- the LOC120257222 gene encoding auxin response factor 19-like isoform X1, translated to MKGPPSGGVGAAVAAANPLEGEKKTINAELWHACAGPLVTLPAVGSLVVYFPQGHSEQVAASMRKDIDAHIPNYPNLPSKLICLLHSVTLHADAETDEVYAQMTLQPVKINDKEALLASDPTLKPHKPQTEFFCKTLTASDTSTHGGFSVPRRAAEKIFPPLDFTMQPPAQELQARDLHDNLWTFRHIYRGQPKRHLLTTGWSLFVSGKRLFAGDSVLFIRDEKQNLLLGIRRANRQPTNLSSSVLSSDSMHIGILAAAAHAAANYSPFTVFYNPRASPSEFVIPLAKYQKALFSHSISPGMRFRMMFETEESGTRRYMGTVTGVSDLDPVRWKNSQWRNLQVGWDESAAGERRNRVSIWEIEPVATPFFICTPPFFRPKRLRQPGMPDDDTLEVESLFKRATPWLGEDICFKDSQNPNSIMPGLSLAQWMNMQQTSTLTNPAMQPDLRSLSGPVVQNFGITDLSRQLGLQAQLLQQNSVQFNGPRLPQQAQQVDQLSKVSLPLNQLNSVNRPQQQLQDNGTQQRPQLVNQAFPLSQTQNNVIQSQVLIQTQGQQQPLNQGSQAVQNNLQNNQLQQQQPQQQLQQLQQLQQLQQKQQLMQPQSQLQNKMPVQLANVTNQQLQLPEHQIQLQLLQKLQQQQQQQQQQQQQQQQHLLSAQPTPQQPQLHQVQEQQRSLLEAPQILSSPNSLPQQQTIPQQLSKGAPIGVQFTQMPQHQSQQKLQQHQGLLPDLPGTILPPSSANLLPATGNSLLAAGGAQSVLTDDVPSCSTSPSTNNCVVIPQQVLNRSQQRNAVPTDNTPLPAATILNPCPLDVLASSPKAHKQMSKSESNVKPSISVPKLQNHGVVAPQTYPNNGIQMDYLDTTSSATSACLSQADGSLQQSFPLSSFNQTSIFRDAAPDSDLHANDLRNNLLFGVNIDGPLGIPLTTEPLLANSIDSGKYQGHMPGGIIGNYSTSKDAQQELSSSMVSQSFGVPDMPFNSIDSTMNESSLLNRSSWALAPQYQRRTYTKVYKRGAVGRSIDITRYSGYDDLKRDLARMFSIEGQLEDRQRIGWKLVYVDHESDVLLVGDDPWEEFVSCVRCIRILSPQEVQQMSLDGDLGNNILSNQACSSSDGGNPWKGQCDQNSGNHLSAGSFGHLE